A genomic segment from Mycosarcoma maydis chromosome 13, whole genome shotgun sequence encodes:
- a CDS encoding putative ubiquinol--cytochrome-c reductase catalytic subunit CYT1, producing the protein MANLFNSARTAFRAAVNGSAASVRNASTQAGANASQSFVTSRSSAIAATAVAAGSVAWYNHLYGTLPFLDTASANMADEGLHPPKYPWSHSGVFETFDHASIRRGYQVYREVCSSCHSLDRIAWRNLVGQSHTVDEAKAMAEEVEYEDGPDDEGAMFQRPGKLADYMPRPYANDEAARAANAGALPPDLSLMVKARHGGADYIFALLTGYTDPPAGVKVQDGLNYNSYFPGTQIAMARVLYDGLVDYEDGTPATTSQMAKDVVTFLHFCAEPEHDTRKKMGMQAVIILSSLTALSIWVKRFKWAGVKNRKLVYNPPTSTH; encoded by the coding sequence GTCCGAAATGCTTCGACACAGGCTggcgccaacgcctcgcAGTCGTTCGTGACTTCGCGATCGTCTGCCatcgccgccaccgccgtcGCTGCCGGTTCGGTGGCATGGTACAACCACCTGTACGGCACTCTCCCCTTCTTGGACACTGCCAGCGCCAACATGGCGGACGAAGGTCTTCACCCACCCAAGTACCCCTGGTCGCACTCGGGTGTATTTGAGACGTTCGACCACGCTTCCATTCGACGTGGATACCAGGTTTACCGTGAGGTATGCTCCTCGTGCCATTCACTCGACCGCATTGCTTGGCGTAACCTGGTTGGTCAGTCGCACACGGTTGACGAGGCCAAGGCTATGGCTGAGGAGGTCGAGTACGAGGACGGTCCCGATGACGAAGGCGCAATGTTCCAGCGTCCCGGTAAGCTTGCCGACTACATGCCCCGACCTTATGCCAACGACGAAGCTGCCCGGGCTGCCAACGCTGGTGCTCTTCCCCCTGATCTCAGCTTGATGGTCAAGGCACGTCACGGCGGTGCCGATTACATCTTTGCGCTGCTTACCGGTTACACGGACCCCCCGGCAGGTGTCAAGGTTCAGGATGGCCTGAACTACAACTCGTACTTCCCCGGAACGCAGATTGCCATGGCGCGTGTGCTCTACGACGGTCTTGTCGACTACGAGGACGGCACCCCAGCAACCACTTCGCAGATGGCCAAGGACGTGGTTACGTTCTTGCACTTCTGTGCGGAGCCAGAGCACGACacgaggaagaagatggGCATGCAGgccgtcatcatcctgAGCTCCTTGACCGCTTTGTCCATCTGGGTCAAGAGGTTCAAGTGGGCCGGTGTCAAGAACCGAAAGCTTGTGTACAATCCTCCGACCTCGACTCACTAA
- a CDS encoding ribosomal protein P2 — protein sequence MKHIAAYLLLTLGGKESPSAADIKALLETVGIEAESERLDKLIEELNGKDINTLIAEGQEKLASVPAGGAAPAAAAAGGAAPAAAGAAKEEEKKEEEKEESDDDMGFGLFD from the coding sequence ATGAAGCACATCGCCGCCTACCTTTTGCTCACCCTCGGTGGTAAGGAGTCGCCGTCGGCTGCCGACATCAAGGCTCTGCTCGAGACGGTTGGTATCGAGGCCGAGTCGGAGcgtctcgacaagctcatTGAGGAGCTTAACGGCAAGGACATCAACACTCTTATTGCCGAGGGTCAGGAGAAGCTCGCTTCGGTTCCGGCTGGTGgcgctgcgcctgctgctgctgcggctggtggtgctgcgcCTGCCGCCGCGGGTGCCgccaaggaggaggagaagaaggaggaggagaaggaagagTCCGATGACGACATGGGCTTCGGTCTCTTCGACTAA